A stretch of DNA from Methanoplanus endosymbiosus:
CTGATCACCATCTCAGACGGAATGAGGGATATATTATCATCATCACTTGTATTTCTGGCATATATCACAACCGGGCTGTTACTCTCCATAGTTATTCAGGAAATAAAGGATAAGGAGAAAGAAATTGAGGACAGCAGAAAATTCTATGAAAATTTATTTGAAAATTCTCCGGACGGAACAATAATCTGCTCAGGAAATGGAGAAATTCTCTTCGCAAATGAAAGCGCAACGAAAATTCTTGACCTTAAAAAGGAAAAAATTATTGGAGAAAAGATATCCGATATAGGAATTAATCCGGAAAATTTTGAAAGGAAAAATGGCAATAATACAAAAACGGAGATGGAATCGTCAAAAGTAAAATTCACAGGCAGGAACAACCAGGAGACATGGGTTGAGATCTATGGAAAGGAGACCGATAAAAAAAGCGGCAGATATCAGATTCTCCTGCACAATATAACTGACAGCGTTAAAGCTGAAGAAGCACTCCTGAAAAGTGAAACAAGGCTCAGAGAACTGACCAGTCAGCTCCCGGAAGTAATATTTGAACTTGACATGGAAGGGAATTTTACCTACGCCACACGCTATTCAATGAATATTTTCAGAAAAGCACCCGAAGAACTTACGTCAGGAATGAAATTCTGGGATGTACTTGTACCTGAAGATTCAGAGAGGGCAATGAATAACTTTGAATGGTTCATGAATGGGAGAATAATTGGTTCAGTCGAGTACAGAGCCATTAATCCGGATGAAAAGGAAGTTCCAATCCTCGTTCATTTCAGTTATATAATAATAAATAATGAAATCCAGGGACTCAGAGGAGTTGCACTTGACTTAAGCCAGAGGAAACATATTGAAAAAGCGCTTAAACACAGTGAAAAGAATTTTAAAACTCTCTTTGAAAACTCAATTGATGCAATAATCACGCACAATATTTCAGGCAAAATATTTGAGGGCAATGAAAGCGCACACAGGCTTTTAAAGACAGGAAATGACGAACTAAAATCCAGAAACATACTGGATTTTTTCCCGGAAAATGAAATAAAGGAGATACAGAAGAGTATAAATGAGATGAAATCCGGAAAAAGTGTACTGTTTGAGTCAACACTTCTATCAACGGACAATAATATTTTAAATGTCGAAATGAGCTCAAAAATGATTGATCCCGCAGAGGAGAAAATTCAGACAATAATCAGAGATATAACCGAAAGGAAAAAGAACGAAAGGGCACTGACTGAGAGCGAAAAGAGATTCAGGAATTTAACAGATCTTCTCCCCCAGACAATATTTGAGACAGACAGTGATGGAAAGATAACATTTCTGAATAAGATGGGCTTCAGGACATTTGGAGTTAATGCTGAAAAACCGGATTATGAACTGTATATTACAGATCTGGTGAGTGACAGTGATAAAGAGAACCTGATGTCAGAATTTCTCTCAATACTGCCGGAAAAAGCAGCCAGTGTATCTGATGAAGGAAAGGAATACACAGGAATTACATCCATAAACAAAAATATGCCGCTCCTCATATATCTGAGTCCCATAGGTGCACAGGGTGAATGCAGAGGAGTCAGAGGCGCTGCAATAGAAATCAGTGGCATTAAAAAAGCAGAAAGGGCACTCAGGAAGAGTGAACAGAGGCTGAATCTTGCAATAGAAGGTGCCGGCATATGTGTATGGGACTGGAATATGGAGAAAGATGAGATGTTCTTTGCAGGCAATTACCAGGAATTATTCAGATGCTCTGTCCCGGAGCAGGACAAAAATCCTGAATCCTGGCGCGAAGTACTGCAGCTTAAGTTCTTCTCTGATATAATGGCCTTCTTTTCAGACATAACTGATGTTGATTCCAAAAAATATGACAGGGAAAGCCGCCACTTTGAATCTGAATATAAGATGAAATGCAGGGATGGAAACCACAAATGGATAAACGTACTTGGTAAGGTTGCAGAATGGGACGCTCACAGAATCCCAACGAGGATTGTGGGAATAATGATTGACATAACGGAAATCAGAAATTACCAGAATGCACTCTATGAATCAAACAAAAAATTAAACCTCCTGTCCAGTATAACAAGGCACGATATACTCAACCACCTTGCAGGTGTAAAAGGTTTCACCGACCTTCTGGACAAAAAGACACCCGAAGGAAATCCGGAACTGAAGCATTATGTGAAACTGATACGCCAGGCAGCAGACAATATCCAGGATCAGATCACATTTACCAGAGATTACCAGAATATCGGGGTCAAATCACCGATATGGCAAAACGCACTTTCGGTTTTAAATTCAGCCCGTGCCAGAGCGCAGCTGAGAGAGATTCAGGTAAGCGTAGATCTGGAGGATTTTGAGATATATGCCGATCCAATGCTTGAGAAGATATTCTTCAATCTTATGGACAATGCCATAAGGCACGGTGGAAATGTCACTAAAATAGATGTCACATTTGAGAAAAATTCAGACGGCGGCACGCTGATATTCAGTGACAATGGCATAGGTGTCCCTGAAAAGTTCAAGAAAAAGATATTTGAGCATGGATTCGGCAGCAATACCGGGCTTGGACTGTTCCTTGTAAAAGAGATACTTGAGATCACGGGAATGAAAATTTCAGAGACAGGAACTGAAGGAGAAGGTGCAAGGTTTGAGATAAGGATACCTCGTGAAAGCATCAGATATCATGAAAAAGAGATTGCATAAAATTAAAAGAAAAAAGGTCATAATAGCCATAATTAAAGCATAATAACAGTAAAGTACAGATAAGGCAACAATTATACAAATCAGACAAACCATCATTAAATCCATAGAATTAAATAAATAACAGATATTTAAGAGGAAAATAAATGTCAGACAAAAAACTTCTAATTATAGAAGATGATCCAATCATCTCAGAACTTATTATGTGGCGCCTGAAAGATATGGGCTATACAAACTGCAGATTTGTAAAATCAGGGGAGGATGGCATCACAGTTGCAGCAGATTTTATTCCGGACTTAATGATCGTTGATATTACCCTTGAAGGCGAAATTGACGGCATTGAAGCAGTTGAAGAGATAAAATCCAAAAATGCAGATATTCCGTTTATATATCTGAGTTCACATATGGAAGATGACATAATCGAGAGGGCACTTGAAACGAAACCATCCGGATATATTGCAAAACCATTTGAAGATTTTGAACTTAGAATGGGCATTGAAATTGCCCTTAACAGGTAAAATCAACCGGTCACTCAAAAAACAGATTATAAACATCCCCGCCTGGGATTATAACCACAATCAAAAGAGACAGGATACCTGCACTTAGACGCAGGTAACTGACTGAACCGTAAAACCGGCTGTACAGGTGAACTGCCACCCGCTTACGCAGGATTTCTTCCGGGAAAACAGATATAAATTATATCATTTTTTAATCCAGCAGGAGTGTTATCAGCAGATATTATCTTTTTGTAGATACAGATATTTACTCAGTTATGCTATCTCCGCGGGATATTGAATATATTGAAGGCTGCCTGAAGAGGCCGCTTTCTGTCCTTGAAAATGCATGTTTTGAAAACCTCTGGAGTGAACACTGTTCATACAGGTCCACAAAACCACTGCTCAGAACACTACCAACAGAAGGTGAAAACGTAATTTTAGGGCCTGGCGATGATGCAGCAATCGTCAGATTTTCTAAAGACAAAGCCATTGCAATCGGCATGGAATCACATAATCACCCAAGTTATGTTGATCCATATGACGGCGCAGCAACAGGTGTCGGCGGAATTGTAAGAGATATAATTTCAATGGGTGCAACACCCATCGCACTTATGGACCCGCTCTACTTCGGGGATCTGTCTGAAGAGAAGAACAGATATCTCTTTGAGCATGTTGTTCAGGGGGTCGGCGATTACGGAAACTGTATAGGGGTTCCGGTTGTCAGGGGCGAGCTTACATTCAACCGTGACTACGGCGGAAACCCGCTTGTAAACGTCGTCTGTGTAGGAGAAGTATCTCCCGACAATTTCCTGACTGCAAGAGTCAAAGAGCCGAAAAACCGGCTTATACTTTATGGCGCATCAACAGGCAGGGACGGCCTTGGCGGTGCATCATTTGCATCAAGGGACCTCTCAGAAGAATCTGAGGCAGAGGACAGACCGGCTGTTCAGGTGGGCGACCCGTTCACAGAAAAACTCCTGATAGATGCCACGCTTGAGATGGAGAAGACCGGAAAAATACTCTCATGCAGGGATTTGGGTGCAGCCGGACTTGCCGGTGCATCATCTGAGATGTCAAGCACATTCGGCGCAAGGATCGCTGCTGACCGCGTACATCTACGCGAGGGCGGCATGAATGAAATTGAGATCATGCTCGCAGAATCACAGGAGAGAATGCTAATGGAAGTCTCTCCTGACGATGTCGATGAACTGACAGCCATCATTGAGAAGTATGACCTTAAATGGAGTGACATCGGAGAAGTTACGAAAGAGAACAGGTACATCGTAACATTCCACGGCAGGGTAGTCTGCGATCTGCCGGTTGATCTCTTAGTAGGCGGAACTCCGGATGAGAAATGGCCAGGAAAACCGTACTCTATTGAAAAAACCTATAATAAACCGGAATCTGACATCAAAGAACTGATCTTAAAGGTTCTTTCCCACCCGGACATTGCAGACAAAAGCTGGGCATACAGCCAGTATGACCACGATGTCCAGTTAAGAACAGTCTCCACAGCCGGAGGCGCGGCATGCCTCAGATATGACGGCAGAGGACTTTTCCTCTCATGCGGTTGTTCACCGGAAAGAATCCGGTTAAAGCCATATGAAGGAACAGCAGAGACTGTATATGAAAATGCAGCAAACCTTGCCTGTCTCGGCGCAGAGCCGCTCTGTGTTGTAAACTGCCTTAATTTTGCAAGCCCTGTTCATGAGGAGATCTTCTGGCAGATCAGTGAATCTGTAAGAGGCATGGGAGATATGTGCAGGACACTTGGAATACCCGTAGTTGGAGGAAATGTATCACTGTACAATGAATCGGATGAATTTGGCACAAGCATCCCGCCGACACCATGTATAGGCATGGCAGGCAGAGGTGAAATCAGAAAGTTCAAACCGGCACTTCCGGGAATGACACTCGCAGTTGCGGGAGACTTCAGGAATGAGACAGGAGGCAGTATTCTTGACTACATAACAGGATGCGGCGGAAAAGGGCCGGAAATTCCGGATGTAAAAATCCTTGCAGCGATCAGGGACATGATAAACTCCGGAGCCATCTCTTCAGCATCCGACATCTCAAAGGGAGGAATACCCGCATCACTGGCTGAGATCTGCCCCGGTGCTGACATAACCATAACAGGAGATGCAGCTGTGCAGCTCTTCTCCGAATCTTCAGGCAGATTCCTTGTTGCATATGATAAAACTCCGGAATGCACAGATATAAAACTGCATGAAATTGGAACAGTCTGTGAAGAAGGACTTACCATCAGAACAGATAATAGTGTTATTTCAGTTGGAAAAGATGAGATCAATGCTGCACTATCATCCATAACCTCCCTTATGAAATTCTGAGTGAGAAAAACAGAGGAAATAAAGCAGATATAAATATCTCATCTCTGAAAAATGAGAGAGATCAACCCCGGAAACTTTTTTCAGACAATAACAAAGTATAAATACCACAGCATAAAATGCAATCATCTCCCCACAAAATAATATAAATAATTACTTCAGCAGTTTACTGCCGGAGAAGCAGTTTCCAGAGCAGAAATAATGACTAAAAGACACATAATTTATCAGAAACGACATTAAGCCACAGCCCGCAACATTAAACAGGCCAACACAGACAGACAAAAGATTGCTATTAATAATGAATCCGGGAGCATATGAAATTATACAGATTAACAGAAAATCCAGGTTAAAATATCCTGAAATCTGAAAGAGATTAAGCAATAAACAGCCGGATAAACCGTTAATTAAGTTAAAGCTGACAGTTCAGAACATACCGTGCAGATCAACAATCCTTCAACGGATAAAATACGGAATTTAACTCCTGATGCAGGCCACAGGCACAGCATAACGGCCATAATATATGGACATATGTTATTGTCAGCCCGAAAATAACATGCGTCCCCTGGATAAGCCAGGAGACATTCCCGGAATCGTGATCTGTCAGGAATAAACAGTAAACCATAGTATTATTAATTAATGCACATCACAAAAGAATGACATAAATTGAATGTAACATAAAATAAAGAGATTTAAGGGTACAATATCTGCCGGAATAATAACAGATCAATAAAACTAACGTACAGTCATAAATACTGATTATTACAAACTCATACACAGAAGTTCCCGGCCAACTTCATAAATATTATAATATCACCACAAAAAACTTAAAGAGACTATTTACTATAGGAACCACCCGGGAAAGGATGCGGCTCTTATGAATATATCCCGCAAAAAATCCCGGACAGGTTAGGACAGAGGTTAAATCAGATGGATCTACCAGATACACAGTCCACCCTTCCGGATGTTCGCATCAACTTAACAAGGGTAGGTGTCAGAAACGTAAAAAAACTCATTGAAGTTGCAAGACCAGGCAGACGGCCTGTAATTTTTATCTCGAACTTCGATGTTTATGTTGACCTTCCAAGCAGCCTTAAAGGTGCCAACATGTCAAGGAACTTCGAAGTAATAGATGAAGTTCTTCAGCAGGCAACAGAGGGAGAGGTTGACGGTATTGAGGAAGTATGCAATTCAGTGGCAAGAAAACTCCTCGACCACCATGAATATGCTGACAGAACAGAAGTCAGGATGAAGAGCACATTCATGATCAGACGCGAAACTCCGGTTTCAAAGACTGAATGTGACGAAGTTGTAAACGTGGTCGCAAGAGCGGTTGCAAAAAGAAACAACACAAATCCGATTGTCAGAAAAAGCATAGGTGCCCAGGTAACAGGGATTACCGCATGCCCATGTGCACAGAACATAATGAAGGAGATTGCTCACAATAAACTCCGTGACTTAGGCATAGAAGAGGAGAAGATTGAGACATTCTTAAATGAAGTTCCAATGGCAACCCACAACCAGCGTGGGCAGGGATTCCTCTGCATTGAAACGGATGATGATCAGCATGTAAATCTTGAGAAGATCATCAATGTCCTTAAAAACTCAATGAGTGCAAAAATCTACGAACTTCTCAAACGCGGCGATGAGAGCCATGTCGTCTTTTCAGCGCACAAAAACGCAAGATTTGTTGAAGACTGTGTGCGCGAGATGGCCAAAAGGGTTCTGCTTGATTTTGAATTCCTGCCCGGAGATTCACTCATTACAATAAGGCAGACAAATGAAGAGAGTATTCACCAGCACGATGCCTATGCGGAGAGGAAAGCAACAATTGCAGAACTCCGTGCTGAAATGAACGAAACCTACTGATTATTCCGGATTATTATTTTTTCGTAGCAATATCAGTCAAAACAGAGACAACCCAGTGACACATAATGAACCACACATGGGTAAAAAATAATACTTTTTTTAAAATAAATAATACTCGGCTAATTAACAACGAAAGGTATTTTTAACGATAAAACTGAAATTAGAAATTAGCGTACTGATTTCAAGGTACGTGTGTTGCAAAATAACATAGTGTGTTTACACGAGTATAGCGAATTGAACAAATAAATAAAATAATGAGGCGATAAATTTGTCGAAAGTTGTAGAGGTTTCCCCAACTACAAGACACGAGGGGCACACCAAGCTCGTTCTCAGAGTCAATGACGAGGGAATTATCGAGCGTGGTGACTGGCTCAGTCTTACACCAGTGAGGGGTATTGAAAAACTTGCCATTGGAAAGTCAATGCATCAGGCACCAAAGATTTCATCACGTGTCTGCGGTATCTGTCCAATAGCACATACCCTCGCCGGAATCGAAGCAATGGAAGGTTCAATCGGATGTGAAATTCCGGATGACGCTTACCTTCTCCGTATAATTCTACAGTGCGCAAACAGAGTCAGCAGCCACGCACTGCACAACATACTGTCACTCCCTGACATGTATCTTCCGGGTACAGATACACACATCAACCCGTTCACAGCAGAAGAACCTGTCAGAAGTGTAGCACTCCGTATTCAGAGACTGCGTGAGATTGCCCAGACTGCCGGAGAGATTGTCGGGGGAGAACCTATCCACCCAAGCAATCCACGTGTCGGCGGTATGTACAAGAACATCACACCACGTGCTAAATCAAAGCTCTTTGACCTTGCAAAAGAAGGTTCAGAACTTGCACGTGAACACATGGAGTTCATGATCACAGTCTTTAAGGACTGGAATAACCGCCCGACTGCATCTGTTGCATCCGGATATGAAGTAGAAAAGACCGAGAGATTCGGATCACATATCCAGGGATACATGGCAACAGATCCACTCTACGGCAGTTCAAATCTGGATGCAGATCCAAAGTGGTTCCCTGAGCGCTGGACAGAAGTTCGGCCATGGGACTGGTACATGGGTGAACAGGAGATCACACTTGACGATCCAAACTATCCAAACCACGCAACCACTCCTGCCGGAAACAAGGCATGGCCACAGATGGAAGCCTGCACCGCAGTGCCGATGTATGACGGTCAGCCGGTAGAGGTCGGCCCACGTGCACGTCTTGCAATGTTCCGCAATTATGACATGAAAGGTGCAATGGGTCTTCAGATTGCACGTCAGATGGAATATACTGACTGTTTCTACAGCATGATTGAAGCAATTGATGCAATTGATACATCAGGCTCAGTACTTGCAGACGAGATCCCACAGGGTGACGGTTCACTCGGATGGGCAGCAAATGAAGCACCACGCGGTACAGATGTCCACCTTGCAAAGGTAAAGGACGGACGTGTACAGTGGTATTCACTGCTTGTGCCTACAACATGGAACTTCCCGACATGCAGCCGTGCACTTGAAGGTGCACCATGGCAGCTTGCAGAAGTTATTGTTCGCGCCTACGACCCATGTGTGTCCTGTGCTACACACATGATGGTGGTCGATGAAGAGAAGAAGGTAGTCGCCCAGAAGCTAATTCAGTGAGTCTGATGTTGATGCAGGACTGGTACGCAGAATATATGATTGTCGGGTGCGGTAACACGCTCCAGACCGATGACGGTTTTGGGCCCGCAGTCATCTCCGAATTGAAAAAACTGGATCTCCCGGAGAATATTAAAACTCTTGATGCAGGCCTTGCAGGTCCGCATTACCTGTTTACCATGATGGCTCAGGCAGATATAACCGTTAAAAAAATGGTTATACTTGACATCATGGACTTTGGTGGTAGACCGGGTGAAATTACAAGAGTTACTCCGGATCTTCTCGCTCCCGGAGCGTACACCGATCCCCATTCCTGGGGACTTAAGGAACCTCTTCAGGTGCTTGCAGAGAGAACAGATATAATAATATTCGGGTGCCAGCCGGAAAGCATTGACATCTCCCAGATCGATAATGAGGCAGATGATGCCGAATTCTGGGTCACTGAATCTGTCAGGGAGGCCATTCCCAAAGCAGTGCATCTTGCATTAGCTGAAGTAGGAGTGGATTATGGGACTACTATCACGTCTCAAAGAGATCTTCACAGGGAAAGAGGAGGAAGAGGTCAGGAAGCCTGAAACTCCGGTAATAAAAAAGGAAGAGGAAATTTCTGAAATTGTGGAAGAACCGGCTCCTGAGCCGGCTGTTAAAACAGAAGACGCTTCCATCAAAAAGGAAGAACCTGTTCCTGAACCGGTAGTAGAAGCACCTGCCAAAAAGCCTGCCGAAAAACCAAATGATGTGGAGACTCGCCAAACGCTGGATGGAGATAAAAAGGAGGAAAAGCCTGTGGCAAATAAAATAACAGTTGGACACGTACACATGTCCGGATGTACCGGATGTCTCGTGTCACTTGCAGACAATTATGAAGGCCTCTTCAAAATTTTTGATGACTATGCAGACCTCGTCTACTGTCTGACATTAGCAGATGTCAGGCACATCCCTGAAATGGATGTTGCACTTGTAGAGGGGTCAGTATGTCTTCAGGACGAGACCTCAGTTAGAGAAATCAAAGAAACAAGAGAGAGGGCAAAGATTGTCGTTGCTCTTGGAGGATGTGCAGCATACGGAAACATCACAAGATTCTGCCGTGGTGGTCAGTGGAACCAGCCCCAGCATGAGTCATATGTCCCAATCGGAGACCTGATTGATGTTGATATCGTCATACCATCATGCCCTCCGGGTGCAGAATCAATCAGAAATGTATGTGTTATGGCATACCTGCTTCTTCAGGGAACTGATGAGCAGAAGGAGCTTGCAGCAGCATACTTAAAGCCTCTCATGGACCTTGCAAAGCGCGGTACAGAAGCCTGCGGATGTGACCTTATGTATGATGTCATAAACCAGGGACTCTGTATGGGATGCGGAACATGTGCAGCAAGCTGCCCTGTCCGTGCAATCACAATGGAATATGGCAGACCTGCCATTGACCGTGACATGTGCATCAAATGCGGAGCATGCTACGCACAGTGCCCACGCAGTTTCTTCAACTTCGATGTCATCAACCAGTTTGAGGGCATAATGGAAGCAATTGATGGTGCAATGGGCAAGGGAGGTGAGTGAAATGGTGCTTGGTAACTATAAATCAGTAATCTCAGCCCGTGCAGCAGATGCAGAAATCCTCAAGCGCTCGCAGGACGGCGGTATTGTAACCCAGCTCTTTGCATACGCACTTGAAGAAGGAATTATTGACGGAGCAATCGTCGCCGGACCAGGCGAAGAACCATGGAAGCCGGAACCTGTTGTAGCAACAACAAGGGCAGAGCTTCTCGCAGCACGCGGCACCCGCTATACAATCAGCCCGAACATGATGCTCATCAAGGAAGCAACACGTTCATACGGTCTTGACAAAGTAGGTATTGTAGGAACACCATGCCAGATGCAGGCAGTCAGAAAAGCACAGCTTTACCCAATGGCAATGCGCAAAGTGCCTGACAAGATTGCTCTTGCAATCGGTATCTTCTGCATGGAAAACTTCCCATACCAGGGTCTTGAAGCAATAGTTGAAGACCACTGCAATGTAAAGATGGAATCCGCAGACAAGATGGACATCGGAAAAGGCAAGTTCTCTGTTTACACAGAACGCGGTGCAGTTTCGCAGATTCCACTCAAGGCTACACACAAATATGAGCAGCCAGGATGCCACGTATGTCTTGACTACGTAGCAAACCTTGCAGATGTCTCAACCGGATCAGTAGGAAGTCCGGACGGATGGAGCACAGTCTTTGTCCGCACAAAGAACGGAGAGAATGTCTGGTCAAAAGCAATTGACGCAGGATACTTCGAGACAAAGGACATTGCATCTGTAAAACCAGGTCTTGACCTTGTAACAAAACTTGCAACAGATAAGATCGACAAGAACAAGAAATTTGTCGAGGCACGTGCAACCTTTGGTGTAAACAAGGGTCTGCGCAACCCATACATCTAATTTTTTTCTTTTTTTTGAATTTAAGACATTTTAGCTTTGTCCGGACGGCAGATATTATGCCATAAACGGGAATACAATAATCCACATCAAAGCCAACACTCAGATGAACCAAAACCAAATTTATTGAACTTTGAAATCAATAAATAATTTAAGGAAGGAAAAATTATGGTTAAAATTCTGATCACAGATGATTCACTATTTCAGAGAAATATTATCACCGAAATACTCTCTGAATCAGGTTATGAATATATAGAGGCAAAAAACGGACTGGCAGCCCTTGAAATTTTAAAATCCGAAATGCCGGATCTTATACTTCTGGATCTGCTGATGCCTGAGATGGACGGTTTTCATTTCCTTGATGAATTCAATAAATCCGGTTACAAAGTTCCGGTAATTGTTCTTACATCAGACATCCAGAATACAACAAAGGAAAGATGTATGAAACTCGGAGCCAGTGGATTCCTAAATAAACCGGTTGAGACAGAAGAGCTTCTCCCGCTTATAAAAGAGCTGACGGAGTGAGAATTCATTTATGCCGGAGAAATACTCAGAAAATGATATCGATGCTGTCCGTGAGATATTAAATATCGGGATAGGCCGTGCTGCGGGCATGCTGAATAAAATCACAAAGTCACACATCACACTTACAGTGCCGGATGTTGAGATAATATCACCAAAAGAATTCAGTGAGAGGAAAAATGCTGAAAACAAGGATAATCTTGCAACTGTAAAACTTGAATTCAGAGGCGAATTTTCAGGAACAACAGCAGTACTCTTCCCGCCCGACAGTGCTGCAAATCTGGTTATGGCAATAACAGGCGAGGAGGCAGGAACAGCGGAACTTGATTCCATCAGGATAGAGACACTTAAAGAAATAGGGAATATAATTATCAACGGCGTGATGGGTTCTGTCGGAAATATAATTAACAGCCCGCTGAACTATGAAATTCCGGCTTACAACGAAGAATCAATAAACAGTCTGATCGCACATTCAAAAATAATGGAAGAAGACGGAATTATAATTGCAATGACAAAGTTCAGTGTTGCTGATCTCAATGTTAAAGGGACTATAGTAATGGTGCTTGAGACAGGATCTATGGACATACTTCTGGAAAAAATAAACAGTATTTAATATGCCAAATCAGGAATCATTCAGAATAACAGAGAACTTCCCCATAGGAATATGCCTGATAGACCGGAATTTCAGGATAATTTACCGGAACAAAATCCTTGAAAGATGGTCGGCGAATAAAAATTCAGAAATAATAGGCAGATCTATTCTGGAATGTTACCCTCACCTTAAAGATGCCCT
This window harbors:
- the frhG gene encoding coenzyme F420 hydrogenase subunit gamma, with product MANKITVGHVHMSGCTGCLVSLADNYEGLFKIFDDYADLVYCLTLADVRHIPEMDVALVEGSVCLQDETSVREIKETRERAKIVVALGGCAAYGNITRFCRGGQWNQPQHESYVPIGDLIDVDIVIPSCPPGAESIRNVCVMAYLLLQGTDEQKELAAAYLKPLMDLAKRGTEACGCDLMYDVINQGLCMGCGTCAASCPVRAITMEYGRPAIDRDMCIKCGACYAQCPRSFFNFDVINQFEGIMEAIDGAMGKGGE
- the frhB gene encoding coenzyme F420 hydrogenase subunit beta, with the translated sequence MVLGNYKSVISARAADAEILKRSQDGGIVTQLFAYALEEGIIDGAIVAGPGEEPWKPEPVVATTRAELLAARGTRYTISPNMMLIKEATRSYGLDKVGIVGTPCQMQAVRKAQLYPMAMRKVPDKIALAIGIFCMENFPYQGLEAIVEDHCNVKMESADKMDIGKGKFSVYTERGAVSQIPLKATHKYEQPGCHVCLDYVANLADVSTGSVGSPDGWSTVFVRTKNGENVWSKAIDAGYFETKDIASVKPGLDLVTKLATDKIDKNKKFVEARATFGVNKGLRNPYI
- a CDS encoding response regulator, whose amino-acid sequence is MVKILITDDSLFQRNIITEILSESGYEYIEAKNGLAALEILKSEMPDLILLDLLMPEMDGFHFLDEFNKSGYKVPVIVLTSDIQNTTKERCMKLGASGFLNKPVETEELLPLIKELTE
- a CDS encoding chemotaxis protein CheC, giving the protein MPEKYSENDIDAVREILNIGIGRAAGMLNKITKSHITLTVPDVEIISPKEFSERKNAENKDNLATVKLEFRGEFSGTTAVLFPPDSAANLVMAITGEEAGTAELDSIRIETLKEIGNIIINGVMGSVGNIINSPLNYEIPAYNEESINSLIAHSKIMEEDGIIIAMTKFSVADLNVKGTIVMVLETGSMDILLEKINSI